From Camelus ferus isolate YT-003-E chromosome 18, BCGSAC_Cfer_1.0, whole genome shotgun sequence, one genomic window encodes:
- the LOC102523342 gene encoding elongation factor 1-alpha 1 encodes MGKEKTHINIVVIGHVDSGKSTTTGHLIYKCGGIDKRTIEKFEKEAAEMGKGSFKYAWVLDKLKAERERGITIDISLWKFETSKYYVTIIDAPGHRDFIKNMITGTSQADCAVLIVAAGVGEFEAGISKNGQTREHALLAYTLGVKQLIVGVNKMDSTEPPYSQKRYEEIVKEVSTYIKKIGYNPDTVAFVPISGWNGDNMLEPSANMPWFKGWKVTRKDGNASGTTLLEALDCILPPTRPTDKPLRLPLQDVYKIGGIGTVPVGRVETGVLKPGMVVTFAPVNVTTEVKSVEMHHEALSEALPGDNVGFNVKNVSVKDVRRGNVAGDSKNDPPMEAAGFTAQVIILNHPGQISAGYAPVLDCHTAHIACKFAELKEKIDRRSGKKLEDGPKFLKSGDAAIVDMVPGKPMCVESFSDYPPLGRFAVRDMRQTVAVGVIKAVDKKAAGAGKVTKSAQKAQKAK; translated from the exons atgggaaaggagaagaCTCACATCAACATCGTGGTCATCGGACACGTAGATTCGGGCAAGTCTACCACCACCGGCCATTTGATCTACAAATGTGGTGGCATCGACAAGAGAACCATCGAAAAGTTCGAGAAGGAGGCTGCCGAG ATGGGAAAGGGCTCCTTCAAGTATGCCTGGGTCTTGGACAAGCTGAAGGCAGAACGTGAGCGTGGTATCACCATTGATATCTCCTTGTGGAAATTCGAGACTAGCAAGTACTACGTGACCATCATTGATGCCCCAGGACACAGAGACTTTATCAAAAACATGATTACAGGCACATCTCAG GCTGACTGTGCTGTCCTGATTGTGGCTGCTGGTGTTGGTGAATTTGAAGCAGGTATCTCCAAGAATGGGCAGACCCGTGAGCATGCCCTTCTGGCTTACACTCTGGGTGTGAAACAGCTAATTGTTGGCGTTAACAAGATGGATTCCACTGAGCCACCCTACAGCCAGAAGAGATATGAGGAAATTGTTAAGGAAGTCAGCACCTACATTAAGAAAATTGGCTACAACCCTGACACCGTAGCATTTGTGCCAATTTCTGGCTGGAATGGTGACAACATGCTGGAGCCAAGTGCTAAC ATGCCTTGGTTCAAGGGATGGAAAGTCACCCGTAAAGATGGCAATGCCAGTGGAACCACGCTGCTTGAGGCTCTGGATTGCATCCTGCCACCAACTCGGCCAACTGACAAGCCCTTGCGTCTGCCCCTCCAGGATGTCTACAAGATTGGTG GTATTGGTACTGTCCCTGTGGGTCGAGTGGAGACTGGTGTTCTCAAACCTGGCATGGTGGTCACCTTTGCTCCAGTCAACGTTACAACTGAAGTCAAGTCCGTTGAGATGCACCATGAAGCTTTGAGTGAAGCCCTACCTGGGGACAACGTGGGCTTCAACGTCAAGAACGTATCTGTCAAGGATGTTCGTCGCGGCAATGTGGCTGGTGACAGCAAAAATGATCCACCAATGGAAGCAGCTGGCTTCACAGCTCAG GTGATTATCTTGAACCATCCAGGCCAGATCAGTGCTGGGTATGCACCTGTGCTGGATTGTCACACAGCTCACATTGCTTGCAAGTTTGCTGAACTGAAGGAGAAGATTGACCGTCGTTCTGGGAAAAAGCTGGAAGATGGCCCCAAGTTCTTGAAATCCGGTGATGCTGCCATTGTTGACATGGTTCCTGGCAAGCCCATGTGTGTTGAGAGCTTCTCTGATTATCCTCCTCTGG GCCGTTTTGCTGTCCGTGACATGAGACAGACAGTTGCTGTGGGTGTCATCAAGGCAGTGGACAAGAAGGCAGCTGGAGCTGGCAAGGTCACCAAGTCCGCCCAGAAAGCTCAGAAGGCTAAATGA